GACGGATATCAAGGCCCTTCAGGACCGGGCGAACCAGGCCGCCGCGGAGGGCACCCCCGCGGAAGCGCGACGCTGGAAGGAGCTGGCGAAGAAGGCGGAGCTGCTCCAGGCGCAGGTGGCGGAGCGCGGACGGACGGGCGCCGACCTGTTCCAGAGCCAGCAGATCGGGCTCGATTGCCTGGATCGCCACGCCGAGGAGCGCGAGGCGCTGCGTGCCTCCCTGGAGATCGCGGTCGCCGATCCGGCCGCCTACGCCGAATCTCTCCGGCTGGCCCGAGAACCGCGCGGGGCGATGCTGCGCGCCGCCCTCACCGCCCTCCTGGCGCAGAGCCGGGTCCTGTCCCTTCGATGGAAGCAGGACCGGTCCCACGCGGCGGCGGAGGCCGCCGGGCTTCGCGCCGACCTGACGGCGCTGAAGCGGCGACACACCGCCGCGCTCGAGAGTGAGGAGGCCCGCACGCTGGCCGACCCGGCGCTCCGCGCCGCCGAGGCCTTGGTCGCGGCGGGCGCCGCCTGGGAGCGGGAGCGCGTGGCGGGGGCGCGCGGCGCCGCCGTGCGCGAGGACGCCGAGCGGCACGCCGCCCTCAGGGAGCGGGACGAGGCGGGGCGACTGGCTCGGGACTACTGGGCCACGGCCGAGCGGCTGCTCGCCCGTGGTACGGCGAGCGAGGCGTCTACGCCGGGAACAGCCTGGCCAGGAGCTGCCGGAACTCCTTGAGCTTGAACGGCTTCGTCACCACCGGCACCTTGCTGTCCGACAGGAAGCGGCCGTAGCCCGGCGCCTCGTCCTCCCCGGTGATGAAGATGAAGTGCGGCACCGCGTCCGGCCGGCGCTTGCGAATCTCCTCGTAGAGCTTGGGCCCGTCCACCTGCGGCATCTGCAGATCGCTCACCACCAGATCGTAGGTCTGCTGGTCGAGGAGCTTCAGCGCGGCCATTCCGTCCTCGGCCGGATCCACGGTGTGACCGTCCGCGGAGAGCGCCTCCGCCATCAGCTCGCGCATGTGCTCCTGATCGTCCGCGACGAGGACCCTCAGCGTCTTCATGCCCCAAGTCTAGCAGATGCGATTTTTATCGAAGTCCGGGCCCGCATCCATTCCGAGACCGCGAACCGTATCGTTTCCAGCACGTTGACCGACGGCCGGCCCGTTACCACACTGGGGCCGTGCTCGCGAGGGTCCGCTCGGCTACCTTGACCGGCGTCGACGCGGCCACCGTCTTCGTCGAGGTGGACGTGGCGTCCGGACTGCCCTCGTTCACCACGGTCGGGTTGCCCGACTCGACGGTCCGCGAGAGCCGCGATCGCGTTCGCGCGGCGATTCGCAATGCCGGATTCGAGTTTCCCATCGACCGCATCACCGTGAATCTCGCCCCGGCCGACCTGCGCAAGGAGGGGGCCGCATTCGACCTGCCGATGGCGGTGGGGATCCTGTGCGCCATCGGACTGGTGAAGCCCGGGCGACTGGAGCGTGCACTCCTAGTGGGCGAGCTGTCGCTCGATGCCAGCGTGCGCGCCGTTCGCGGGGTGCTGCCGATCGCGCTCCACGCCCGTCGGCACGGATTTGGCCCGCTGCTCGTGCCCGCGGCCAACGCCGCCGAGGCCGGGGTGGTGCCGGCGGTCACCGCCATCCCGATCGCGACGCTGCACGACGCGGTCGAGTACCTGAACGGCGAGCGGGAAATCGGGCCGGTGCGATCACATTGCCTCGCGGGCAGGTCGACGTCGGACGGGGACGGCCTCGATTTCTCGGACGTGCGGGGCCACGAGCACGCCAAGCGCGGTCTCGAGATCGCCGCCGCGGGCGGGCACAACGTGCTGATGATCGGGCCTCCCGGAACCGGCAAGACGATGCTGGCCCGGCGCGTGGCCTCGATCCTGCCTCCGCTGTCGCTCGAGGAGGCGATCGAGGCGTCGACGGTGTGGAGCGTCGCGGGACTGCTACCGGCCGAGCGCGGCCTCCTGTCGGTCCGCCCGTTCCGTAGCCCGCATCACACCGCGTCCGAGGCCGGGCTGATCGGCGGCGGCGGACTGCCGCATCCCGGGGAGATCAGCCTGGCCCACCACGGCGTGCTGTTCCTGGACGAGCTGCCGGAGTTCTCCCAGCGGGTGCTGGAGGCGCTGCGTCAACCGTTGGAGGACGCCCGGGTGGTCGTCTCCCGCTCGGCCGGCACCGCGAGCTTTCCCGCCCGCTTCCAGCTGGTCGCCGCCGCCAATCCATGCCGCCGGGGGTGCGCCTCGTTGCCGACCTGCGCTTGCTCGCCGCCCGAGCGGGCACGCTACCTCGGACGCCTTTCGCGTCCTCTCCTGGACCGGATCGATCTCCATCTGGAGATCCCGTCGCTGCCGCACGCCGAGCTGATCGACAGCGCCGCGGGCGAGCCGTCCGCGGCCATCCGGGCGCGCGTCCTCGCCGCGCGAGCCCGTCAAGCGGCGCGGTTTGCCGGAACCTCGACCCACGCCAATGCGCGGATGTCGGGCCGGCAGACCCGGCGCTTCTGTCCGCTTCCGCCGGACGCCTCGCGCCTGCTCGGCATGGCGGTCACGAAGCTCGGATTCTCGGCGCGCGCCCACGATCGACTGCTGCGCGTCGCCCGCACCATCGCGGATCTGGCCGGCGCCGACACCATCTCGGCCGAGCACGTCTCCGAGGCCATTCAGTACCGCACGCTCGACCGCGCCCGGTGACCGGCTCCTTAGGCGTCCGCCAGCGCACGGGCGGACGGGTGCAGACACGGCGCCCATCCGGCCGACAACACCTCGGTGATGGACGGTGGAGTGATCACATCGACGGCTCCGGTGGGGCACGCGCGACGGCCGGTGTATCCGCCGTGCGACCAGGCCAGGATCGCGCCACCCAGCACGAGCCAGGCGGCGCCCTCGAGCGCCACCATGACTCCGTCGGGAAGCGTCCGGCACGGCGCGGACCACGAAGCGCCGGCGGTGCGCTCCTGGTGCAGCCGATGGTCGAGCCGCGAGAGCGAGCCGGCGTCGCCGGGATGGACCTCGAGCCAAGCGGCCCGAAACGCCTCCAGGTCCGCGCGGCGGCACTCCCGACACGGGCGATGGCCGGCGGCGAGTGCGGTGGCCTCGTCGAGAAAGAACAGCTCCGTGTAGCGTCCGGGCGCCATGAGCGGACGCCGGCGCCGGCCGCGGAACTCGAGCCGGCAGACCAGCCACCGCTCGCCTCGCCAGCGTCGCACGAGACGGCCCTGCCCGTCGACCAGACATCCCCGGTTGCCCATGAACATCCCGCGCGCCGGACTGGCCTCCACCACGCCGAACGGGGTCACGCGGTTGGGAAGCGGCACGGTGACGGACGCTAGACCCGCTGCAGGAAGGTGCGATCCTCCACGAGGATGCAGCCGCTCTCCTGGACGCGCCGCACACTCTCGACGTTGTCCCCGTCCTTCGCGAGCCGCTCGCGGTACTGCTCGTACGCCGCCAGATCCGGAAAGTCGATCAGCGCGAGGGCGATATTGGTCGGGCCCGCGAAGAGCGTCGGCATCCAGTAGCCCACCAGCTCGCCGCCGCAGCGTGGAATGACGATGCCGAGCGCGCGCGCGTAGCGCTCGAAGTCCCCTCGCTTGCGCGGGTCGATCGTGTACCGAATGCTGAGCGTGATCATCGCGTGGTCTCCTCCCATCGCACGTTGAACACGGTGCGGAGCTGGGTCCGCCCGCGTGACGTCACCATGACGGCTCGGGTGCCGCGAAGGCGTCGGATCCAGCCGCGGTCGAGCGCCAGATCGGCCAGCGCCGTCCCGACCAGGCCGGCGATGTGAGGTCGGCGCTCCGTCCAGTCGATACAGCGGCGCGCCGGAGCCGGTGACCGCCGGGCCGGCACCACGATCCCGAGCCCTCGCAGCGAGCGGACGCCGGTCGGCGTGAGCCGATAGTCCCGGCCGTCCGCCTCGAGCCAGCCGCCCGCGGTCACCGCGTCGGCGAGCGCCACCCCCAGACGACCGGCCAGGTGGCTATAGCAGGTGCGTGCCTGCCTCAGTCGCCACGAGGCGATGTCCGTCACCGCGGGCGACGTCGTCCGGGCCGATCCCGGGGCGACCACGGCCAGGGCCTCGACCGCGTGCCCGACGTCCGCGCTGGCCAGACGGTAGTAGCGCCAGCGTCCCTGCTGCTCGACACGGAGGATGCGGCCGGCGATCAGCTTGGCCAGATGGTTGCTCGCGGTCTGGGCGGAGACGCCGGCCCGGGCGGCGAGCTCGCCGGCCGGCCGCGCCTCCCCGCCGGCCAGAGCCATGCACATCGCCGCGCGTGATGAGTCGGCCAGTAGACCGGCGACGAAGGCGATGTCCGGTTCGCTCATGATCTGGAGCTTAGCGCAGTCGCACGCGGCATGTTTCACGCCGCATCGAACCCAAATGTCGAGCGCGCGCGCCTTGGAGGCGGAGGCCCGCGGACTTGCCAACGCCGGCGGATGTTGAGACGATGACGGCGGTTTTCGAATCTCACCCTCCGGAGGTCCCGATGAGCCAGCCCGGCAGCCCCACCCATCCCATGGCGATCGCCCGCGAGCACGCCGCGATCGTCATGATCGACGTGCAGGAGCGGCTGTTCCCGGCCATGGACGCCGATCATCGCGAGGAGGTGATGCGGAACCTGAAGGTCCTGGCCGCGGCGGCCCGGCGGCTGAGCGTTCCGATGCTGGTCACCGAGCAGTACCCGAAAGGGCTCGGGCATACGTTGCAGGAATTGAAGGAAACGTTGCCCACGGGCCTGGAGCCCATCGAGAAGGTGGCTTTCTCCTGCTGGGGAGTGGACACCTTCCGCAACCGGCTCTCGGCGACCGGTGCCCGGCAGGTGATCCTCGGCGGCATCGAGGCGCACGTGTGCGTGCTGATGTCGGCCCTCGATCTCCTCGCTGCCGGCTACGGGGTGCAGGTCGTCGCGGACGCGGTGACCTCGCGGACCCAGGCCAACTGGCGCCTGGCCATGGCCTATCTTCGGCAGGCGGGAGCGGTGGTCACCACCGCCGAGACCGCGCTCTTCCAGCTGCTGCGCCAGGCCGATTCCGACGACTTCCGGGAGCTGGCGCGGCTCATTCGGTGATGCACCGGTACTTCGACGTCCGTTCCACCGTCCTGCTCGTGGTCGGCTACGGCATCCTTCCGGAAGAGGAGGATCGGCCCGTCGCCTACGAGCTGAAGGATTCGATCAATTCACGCAGCGCGGGAGTCGAGAACCGGAGCGCGGTGGTGGTGACGGACATGTGGATGCTGAACCAGGAGATGGCGGACATGTTCCCGGCCATCGCCATCGGCGGTCCCGCGGTCAATGCCTTCGCCGCCCAGATCTACGAGGATCTGCCGCTGGCCTTCACCCGAGATCAACAGGTCTTCATCCAGATGGACCAGGACTCGGGCAAGCGAGCCGCACTGTGGGGAATGGACCAGCGGGGCACGCGCGAGGCCGCCCTGGTATTCGTCAAGGACGGCCTGCTCGACCGCTTCCTCGAGCTGGTCTGGCGCGTTCCCGGCTAGCCTAGCGGCTGGCGTCACCGCCTCCCCAGCGACGCTCGTGATAGACGAGCCGCTGCGGCTCGGTGAGCAGATCTCGCGTCTTCAGGTGGTAGCGCAGGTGCACCAGCCGTACCGCGCTACGAAGCCGCTCCACCTCCGCGACGAGCGGGGCGAGATCGGCCTCGGCGGCCCGACCCCCGTCGAACAGCATGTCCAGCCGTCGCTCGGCGGCCAGGAGAGCCGCGGACCGGGGACGCGATTCCGCGAACATCGCGCCCTCCAGCGCCCGCAGCTGCGCGGTCTGCGTGGCGGTGAGACCGAGGGCGTCCCCGAGCTCGAGCACGTGCAGTGGGCCGGGGTAGCCACGACGATCGGCGGTGAAGGCCATCCCGAAGCCCCGACCATCGGCGACCACTCGATCGAAGCTCTCGATGCAGCGCTGGGCTTCCTCGTGCCCCGAGACGCCCGGCGGGCCCTGGTGACCCGCGTGCGGCGCGTGCTGGGCCGGCGCGGGGGCGGCGATGACGAGCGAGACGAACAGGATCGGTGCGGTGAGCGTGCGCATGGACTCCTCCCTGGGGCGGAGCATACGATACGCGACGGCTCGGCGGCAGGTGGTCTGGAGCTAGCGAGCGACGGTCAGCCGGCTGCCGGGGGGAAGGTTGCTGTAGGTCACCGAGCCGTTCGGCCCGCTGTAGCGATACACCGAGCGAGGGAGGGCGCCTCGGCTCGTCCAGGCTGCGCCGCCGCTGCCGTGGAGCACACGCTGAACGTACTGCTGCGTCTCCGCATACGGCGGAATCCCGCGGTGCAAGTCCACGGCCCCCTCGCCCGCGTTGTAGGCGGCGACGGCCAGGGCCACGTTGCCGGGGTACCGGTCCAGCAGATAGCGGAGGTGGCGCACGCCGCCCTCGATGTTCTCGCGCGGGTTGAAGGAATCGCGCACGCCGAGGGCCAGCGCGGTCTTCGGCATCAGCTGCATCAGCCCTCGGGCGCCGCTGCGGGATACCGCGGTCGGATTGAAGGCCGACTCCGCCCGAATCACGGATTCCACCAGCGTCGCGTCGACCCCGTGGCGTGACGAGATCTCGCGGATCTCACTGGCATATTGCCCACGGGCCGTCTCGGACATGCGCAGCCATCCGGTAGCGGTGCCGGAGCTGCCGGGGAGGCCTCGATAACGAGGGTCGGTTGGCGCGTTCGTAAGATGGACGACGCCGTCGGTCTCGACCATCCGATAGGAGTCCGCCTGTGCGCAGGAAGTGCCTACCACTGTTGCGAGAAATCCCGCCAGCGCCACCACGCCCATGGTCTGCACGGGGGCAGACGGTCCAAGAGCCGTGCCAGAGAGGACGAAAATACCGAGAGGCCGCTGGAGCTCGGCGGCCTCTCGGCTTGTGCTTTTAACGTTTCCGGCTAGTTGCGGGCCTGAAGCAGAGCTTCCCGAATCCGGTTGTCCTTCGGAATCGGCTCTTCGAGAGCCAGATTCAGCACCTGATCCAGCGTATCCACGAGGTGGAAGGTCATCCCCTCGCGAACCTGCGCCGGCACGTCCTCGATGAGGTTTTTCTCGTTCCTTTTCGGCAAGATGATCACCTTGACCCCCGCCCGTCGGGCACCGAGCACCTTCTCCTTGATGCCGCCGACCGGCAGCACACGGCCGGAGAGCGTCACCTCGCCCGTCATCGCGAGGTCCGATCTCACGGGACGCTGAGTCATCAGGGAAACCAGTGCCGTCACCATGGTGACACCGGCCGAAGGCCCGTCCTTCGGGATGGCACCCGCCGGGACGTGCACGTGGATGTCGGAGGTTTCCCAGTAGTCCGAGCGCACGCCCAGCTCGGAGGCGTGGGAGCGCGCCCAGGACAGCGCCGTCTGGGCGGATTCCTTCATGACGTCGCCCAGCTGCCCGGTAAGCGTCAGTGTCTTGCTGCCCTTCATCCGGGTCGCCTCGATGAAGAGGATCTCGCCGCCGGTCGGCGTCCACGACATGCCGACCGCAACGCCCGGGATACGAGTCCGCTCCTCCAGCTCCTCGTGCATGTACCGCGGCGAGCCGAGCAGCTCACCGACGAGGGCTTCGGTCACCTCGACCGGCTCGTGCTGCCCTTCGACGCGACGCTTGGCCACTTTCCGAGTCACCGCCGCGATCTCCCGCTCGAGGTTCCGCAGGCCCGCTTCGCGGGTGTAGCCGCGGACGAGCAGGCGCAGGGCGCCGTCCGTCCAGCGGATGTGATCACTCTCGATCAGGCCATGGTCCGCGACCTGCTTCGGAACCAGATGGCTGCGGGCAATCCGCACCTTCTCCTCTTCCGTGTAGCCGGCGAGCTCGATGATCTCCATACGATCGCGCAGCGGAGGCGGCACGGTGTCGAGCAGGTTGGCCGTCGTGATGAACAGGATCTTCGACAGGTCGAACGCCACGTCGACGTAGTGGTCCCGGAAGGCGACGTTCTGCTCGGGATCGAGCACTTCCAGCAGCGCGGAGGCCGGGTCGCCGCGGAAGTCCATGCCGAGCTTGTCGATCTCGTCCAGCATGAACACCGCGTTCTTGGACTCGGCCCGCCGCAGCCCCTGGATGATCTGGCCCGGTAGCGCCCCGATGTAGGTGCGACGATGCCCGCGGATCTCCGCCTCGTCCCGCATGCCGCCGAGCGAGATCCGGTGGAACTTGCGGCCGAGCGCCCGCGCGATCGAACGGCCGAGCGACGTCTTGCCGACACCCGGAGGGCCGACGAAACACAGGATCGGATCCTTCCCGGCCGGCCGCATGCTCTTGACGGCCAGGTACTCGAGGATCCGGTCCTTCACCTTCTCCAGGCCGGAGTGGTCTTCGTCCAGCACCCGACGCGCCTCCGCGAGGTCCAGATTGTCGGTGGTCTGCTTGTTCCACGGCAACGCCAGCAGCCAGTCCAGATACGTTCGGGCGACCGTGTACTCCGCGGCCGCCGGGGGCATCTTGCTGAGACGGTCGAGCTCCCGGAAGGCCTCCTTCTGGGCCTCCTCGGTCATTCCGGCCGCCTCGATCTTGGCCCGCAGGTCGTCCAACTCCTGCGCGCGCTCGTCCGTCTGGCCGAGCTCCTTCTGGATGGCCTTCATCTGCTCGCGCAGGTAGTACTCGCGCTGGCTCTTGCCCACCTCGGACTCGACCTGTGACTGGATCTTGGAACCGAGCGCCAGGACCTCGGCCTCCTTCGTGAGCACCGCCACGAGCCGCGCCAGGCGCGCCTTGACGTCCGTCGTCTCCAGCAGCGCCTGCTTCCCCTCGGTGTTCAAGGTAGGCAGCGTGGCCGCGATGAGATCGGCGAGCCGGTCTGGCTGGGTCACGTTCTGCACCACGGAGGCGAGCTCGTCCGGCAGCATCGGCGATAGCTCGACCACCTGACGGAACAGATTGCCCGCGTTTCGGGCCAACGCCTCGACTTCCAGATCTCCCGCCGACGTTGGTACGTCGGGCACCGCGGCGATGCGCGCCACCAGATAGGGGCGCACCTGGGCGATCTCGGTGATGCGGATCCGGTGCAAGCCCTGGACGACCAGGCGCACCGTACCGTCAGGCTGCTTCAGCACCTTGTGCACGGTGGCCAGGGTTCCGGTGCGATGGAGGTCCGCCTCCTGCGGCTCCTCGGTGCTCGCATCGCGCTGGGTGAATACGCCGATCAAGCGGTCGCCGCGGACCACGTCGTCGAGAAGGCGGACGGAGGACTCGCGTCCCGCCCCGAGCGGCAACGCGGACTGCGGGAAGAGCACGGTGTCACGCAACGGCAGGATGGGTACCTGCTCTGGAGCCGGAGCGCCAGCGCCGAGCGGGCTCGCGCTTCCCGTGGACACCTTGTCGTCTGCCATGGTCTGGTCGTCCTTTCCTTTCAGAACAGATCAACGGGCGACAGCTGACTGGCCGCGGCTCGGACGAGCGCCTCGCTTCTCCCCCGCTGAGCGTCGTCACGTGACTGCGTCATGTCGCTCCGCACGTGGTTGGTCAACTCCTCGATCTGCGCCTGCATGTCGAGCATCCGACGTCTCATCTTTAGGATGATCTCGATGCCGGCCAGATTCACCCCCAGGTCGCGGGCCAGCCGGGTGACGCGCGCGATCTCCTCGACGTCCTCGGCCGAATACATCCGGGTCTTTCCCTCGGTGCGGCTCGGCCGGATCAGCCCCTTCTTCTCGTACATGCGGAGGGTCTGCGGGTGGATCTTCACCATCTCGGCGACCACACCGATCATGTACAGAGGACGGCTCCGGTCCGTCATTCGCGCGCGCTCCCCACGTTGTCGGTCTCGGTGCGGGCGGGCAGGAGCCGAGCGAGCTCCCGGAACATCTCCTGCGTCCGCGGATCGAGACCGCGCGGGATCTGGACCCGCGTGGTGACGTACAGATCCCCAAAGCCATCTGCAGCCAGCCGGCGTACCCCCCGGCCGCGGATCCGAAAGGTCTGCCCTCCCTGCGTGCCGGGCGGGATCACGAGGTCGATGAGACCGTCCACCCCCCGGACGCGGATTCGACAGCCGAGGACTGCTTCGGCCATCGAAAGCGGGACCTCGCAATAGAGGTTGTCGCCCTTCCGCGTGTAACGCGGATCGGCGTGCACCCGGGCGATCACAACCAGGTCGCCCCGGGGACCCCCGAAGGGGCCCGAGTGCCCTTCATCGGGAATCCGGAGCTGGCTGCCCGTGTCCATACCGGGCGGCAGCACGACGTGCAAAGAAGTGCGTCCGGGCGCCACACCCCGTCCACGGCAGGCCGAGCACGGCTCGGCCACGCGGGTGCCCGCTCCGTCACACGCCGGGCACGCTTCCCTCGATGTCTCGCGCCAAATCGTACCGAGTCCGCCGCAGTGAGCACAGGGCGCCGGCTCGGCGCCGGGCTCGGCGCCACTGGCGTCGCAGGCCTCGCACGGCGACAGCCGGTCGACGGGCACGGACACCTCGACGCCGGTGACGGCCTGCTGAAACGAGAGCTCCACGGGAACATGCAGATCGTCGCCTCGCCGTCCGCCCCGAGTGGCCCCCGCGGAGGTCGCGCGGTCCCGCACAACCGGGGCGCCCTGTCGATCGTAGACGGTACGGGCGGTGGGATCGCTCAGAATGCGGTACGCGTGGACGATCTCCTCGAACACGGCGCGAGCGCCGTGATCCCAGAAGTTGACGTCCGGGGAATACCGCCGGGCGAGACGCTGATAGGCTCGACGGATCTGGATCGCCGTCGCGCCCGCCTCCACCCCGAGCACTGCATAGTAGTCACGCATGGTCACGCGCGGGGCCGCGTCGCATCACGCGACCCCGCGCTCTCCCGCCGCGGTCGCGGCTACTTCTTCTCCCCGAGATCCTCGAACTCGGCATCCACGACGTCTCCCTTCGGGGCCGCGTTGCCGTCTCCACTGCCGGACGGAGCTCCGGACTGCGAAGCTCCCGCCGCTCCCGGCTGCGCCTGGGCCTGGGCGTCGCGATACATCGCCTCGGCCAGTTTGTGCGATGCCTGAGTCACCGCCTCTTGTGCCTTCTTGATCCGATCCAGATCGTCGGTCTTGAGCGCCTCGCGAAGCTCGCCCAGGGCGGTCTCGGTCGCCTGCTTGTCCGCCGCCGGCACCTTGTCACCATGGTCGCGGAGCATCTTCTCGGTGTTGTAGACGGTCGAGTCGCCGAGATTCTTGACTTCGATGCTCTCGCGCTGCCGCGCGTCGTCGGCCGCGTGGGCCTCCGCCTCCTTCTTCATGCGCTCGATCTCGTCCTTGCTGAGGCCGGACGAGGCTGTGATCGTGATGTTCTGCTGCTTCCCGGTCGCCTTGTCTCGCGCCGACACGTTGAGGATACCGTTCGCGTCGATGTCGAACGTGACCTCGATCTGCGGCACGCCTCGCGGCGCCGATGGAATGCCGTCCAGGTGGAATCGACCGAGCGTCCGGTTGTCGCGCGCCATCGGCCGCTCGCCCTGGAGCACGTGCACCTCCACGGAAGGCTGGCTGTCCGCGGCGGTCGTGAACGTCTCGGCCTTCTTGGTCGGGATCGTCGTGTTGGCGTCGATCAGCCGGGTCATCACGCCGCCCAGCGTCTCGATACCGAGAGAGAGCGGCGTCACGTCGAGGAGCAGGAGATCCTTGACCTCGCCGGTGAGCACCGCCGCTTGCACCGCCGCGCCGACCGCCACGACCTCGTCGGGGTTGACGGTCCGGTTCGGCTCCTTGCCGAAGAGCTTCTTGACCTCCTCCTGGACCTTCGGCATCCGGGTCTGGCCGCCCACCAGGATGACCTCGTCGATGTCCCCGGGGTTCACCCCGGCCTGACGCATGGCCTCGCGGCACGGGGTCAGGCTCCGCTCGATGAGATCCGCCACCAGCGACTCGAGCTTGGCGCGGGTCAGGGTGAGGACCAGGTGCTTCGGGCCGGTCGCGTCCGCGGTGATGAACGGCAGGTTGATCTCGGTCTGAACCGTGGTGGACAACTCGCACTTCGCCTTCTCGGCGGCCTCCTTCAGCCGCTGGAGGGCCATGCGATCCTTGCGCAGATCGATGCCGTTCTCCTTCTTGAACTCCTCGGCGATCCAGTCCATGACCCGCTGGTCGAAGTCGTCACCGCCGAGGTGGGTGTCGCCGTTGGTCGCCTTCACCTCGACCACTCCCTCGCCGATCTCCAGCACCGAGATGTCGAAGGTGCCGCCGCCAAGGTCGTACACCGCGACCGTCTCGTCCTTCTTCTTGTCGAGGCCGTACGCGAGGGCGGCGGCGGTGGGCTCGTTGACGATGCGAAGCACGTCGAGGCCCGCGATCGCGCCGGCGTCCTTGGTGGCCTGGCGCTGGCTGTCGTTGAAGTAGGCGGGAACCGTGATCACCGCCTGGGTGACCTTCTCCCCCAGATAGGCCTCCGCGGCCTCCTTCAGCTTGCGGAGTACGAGCGCCGAGATCTCGGGCGGGGAATACACCTTGCCCCGGCTCTCCACGCGCGCGTCACCGTTGTCGGCCTTCAAGACCTTGTACGGCACGAGCTTGATCTCGCTCATCACCTCGTCGTACCGCCGACCCATGAAGCGCTTGATCGAGAAGATCGTGTTCTCGGGGTTGGTGATGGCCTGACGCTTCGCCACCTGCCCGACCAGCGTGTCACCCTCCTTCGTGAATGCCACCACCGAAGGAGTCAGGCGGCTTCCTTCCTGGTTGGCAACGACGGTCGGATCTCCACCCTCCACCACCGCCACCACCGAGTTCGTCGTACCGAGGTCAATGCCAATCACCTTCGCCATGTCGTGTTCTCTCCTGTCTGAATGTCTGGAACACCGTCAGGGTGCCGGCGGCTCCGACCGATTACGGCCGAACCCGCCGGCACCATCTCGTGCTGGACGTCGCTAGACGGCCTCGACCTTGATCTCCTTTGCCTTGATCTCTTCGGACTTGGGAAGCGTCACGGTCAGCACGCCGTCGCGGTACGTGGCCTTGATCTGGCTGCTCTCGACGGGCATCGGAAGCGAGAACGTTCGCACGAACTTTCCGAACCAGCGCTCCCGACGATAGTGGCTCGCGTCCTGAACGTCGTTCTCTCCCCGACGCTCACCCTGGATCGTGAGCAGATCGCCGGTCACTGAGACGTGAATGTCCTTGTCGGTGATGCCCGGCAGCTCCGCACGGACCACGACCTCGTTCTTCGTCTCATACATGTCCGCGGCCGGAGCCCACACGCGCTCGCCGACCTCGGGGGAAGCCGGCTGTCCCAGGAAATTGTCGAACAAGCGATTCATCTGGGACTGGATGTCGCTGAGCGGCAGATCGTTCGAGAACGGGCGAAATCTGATTAGAGCCATTGAAGCTCCTCCTCCTGTTCTACGGGCTTGTTATATACGGGGCACCGCCCCTAACCTGAGTCTGAATGACTTATATATGCTGAGTGTACTGGTGTCAAGCAGTTGCCGAAATACTCACCTTATTAAATAAAATCAGATAGTTATATTATGAGCCGGGAGTGAGCCTGTTTGCGGCGCTTGTTCAGGGGGAGGCCGGAGCCTCACGGAACGTGCTCACAAACCGCATCTGCAAGTCATACAGGATGCCGTCGAGAAGCTGGCTCTCCTCCGTCGTCCGGTTCCCGTTGGTCTTCTCCCGGAGCATCAGCAACATGTCGATGGCAGCCTGCGCCCGCGCCAAGTCCCGACGAGACTCATTGGTCTGGGGATCGGGCGCGAGTCCAAGGCTCACCAACGCTGAGCTCGCGAACATCATGAAGAGACCGCCGAGATCGCTGGGCCCTGGACCAGAGCCGGCAGTCTCGGCGCGGCGGCCGGTGGGCGTTCCGACGCCCACCGGCGACCCCGCCGAGGACTCCACT
Above is a genomic segment from Candidatus Methylomirabilota bacterium containing:
- a CDS encoding YifB family Mg chelatase-like AAA ATPase yields the protein MLARVRSATLTGVDAATVFVEVDVASGLPSFTTVGLPDSTVRESRDRVRAAIRNAGFEFPIDRITVNLAPADLRKEGAAFDLPMAVGILCAIGLVKPGRLERALLVGELSLDASVRAVRGVLPIALHARRHGFGPLLVPAANAAEAGVVPAVTAIPIATLHDAVEYLNGEREIGPVRSHCLAGRSTSDGDGLDFSDVRGHEHAKRGLEIAAAGGHNVLMIGPPGTGKTMLARRVASILPPLSLEEAIEASTVWSVAGLLPAERGLLSVRPFRSPHHTASEAGLIGGGGLPHPGEISLAHHGVLFLDELPEFSQRVLEALRQPLEDARVVVSRSAGTASFPARFQLVAAANPCRRGCASLPTCACSPPERARYLGRLSRPLLDRIDLHLEIPSLPHAELIDSAAGEPSAAIRARVLAARARQAARFAGTSTHANARMSGRQTRRFCPLPPDASRLLGMAVTKLGFSARAHDRLLRVARTIADLAGADTISAEHVSEAIQYRTLDRAR
- a CDS encoding hydrolase, translated to MSQPGSPTHPMAIAREHAAIVMIDVQERLFPAMDADHREEVMRNLKVLAAAARRLSVPMLVTEQYPKGLGHTLQELKETLPTGLEPIEKVAFSCWGVDTFRNRLSATGARQVILGGIEAHVCVLMSALDLLAAGYGVQVVADAVTSRTQANWRLAMAYLRQAGAVVTTAETALFQLLRQADSDDFRELARLIR
- a CDS encoding NIPSNAP family protein, encoding MITLSIRYTIDPRKRGDFERYARALGIVIPRCGGELVGYWMPTLFAGPTNIALALIDFPDLAAYEQYRERLAKDGDNVESVRRVQESGCILVEDRTFLQRV
- a CDS encoding response regulator, with the translated sequence MKTLRVLVADDQEHMRELMAEALSADGHTVDPAEDGMAALKLLDQQTYDLVVSDLQMPQVDGPKLYEEIRKRRPDAVPHFIFITGEDEAPGYGRFLSDSKVPVVTKPFKLKEFRQLLARLFPA
- a CDS encoding lytic transglycosylase domain-containing protein, encoding MGVVALAGFLATVVGTSCAQADSYRMVETDGVVHLTNAPTDPRYRGLPGSSGTATGWLRMSETARGQYASEIREISSRHGVDATLVESVIRAESAFNPTAVSRSGARGLMQLMPKTALALGVRDSFNPRENIEGGVRHLRYLLDRYPGNVALAVAAYNAGEGAVDLHRGIPPYAETQQYVQRVLHGSGGAAWTSRGALPRSVYRYSGPNGSVTYSNLPPGSRLTVAR
- a CDS encoding metalloregulator ArsR/SmtB family transcription factor translates to MSEPDIAFVAGLLADSSRAAMCMALAGGEARPAGELAARAGVSAQTASNHLAKLIAGRILRVEQQGRWRYYRLASADVGHAVEALAVVAPGSARTTSPAVTDIASWRLRQARTCYSHLAGRLGVALADAVTAGGWLEADGRDYRLTPTGVRSLRGLGIVVPARRSPAPARRCIDWTERRPHIAGLVGTALADLALDRGWIRRLRGTRAVMVTSRGRTQLRTVFNVRWEETTR